One Acropora palmata chromosome 2, jaAcrPala1.3, whole genome shotgun sequence genomic window, GTGAGGCAAAGAGGATCATTATTGTTGGGAATAAGATGGATATGCTTCCAGTGGATGGTCATACTGGAAAGCAAAAAGAGCACTTGTATGAAATGCTTTTTACCACTTGTAAAGCTCATGGACTTGATGGTGCCAACATAAGGAGTGTATGCCTTGTAAGTGCAAAAACTGGCTTTGGAATGTTGCAACTTGCAAGTAAGATCTTAGAGCACTGGGATCATAAGGGTGACATCTACCTTGTTGGCTGTAGTAATACTGGGAAAACATCTTTATTCAATCTGCTTTTAGACTTGTTCAGCGTTTACAAGAAAGCTGATCTGTTGCAGAGAGCAACTGTCAGCTTATGGCCATGCACGACTCAGAGCATGTTGAGATTTCCTATAAGCCACTGGATGCTGAAGAAGCTTTGTACAAGGCTTCGTGAAGGTGTTGATAAGGTACAAGAATTGACCATGAGTGCTGTTTTATTCAGTGCTCGGACCTCTAACTCTGTTCAAAACTAATATGGGTGACAATCAATCAAAGGCAGTAAAAATGGCTTAATATTACTATTtaattagagagctttagattctaggacagGAACGACTCTGAGTATGAGATTTTCTCAAAGAACCGCATTGAGTGCATGGAAACCAGCgccattttggcaagaaaAACATGATACCATCATCATTTTAGTAcaaggttttgcaaaaatggtgTCATGTCAAAATAAGTCCAAAACACAGCAGCAGTTCTGGCATTTTTtgatcagcaaaaaggctcagttatgagcaataagaataactgagtaACCTATACTGCTCACAACAAGCAATCTTTTACTTATCCTCATCCTCGTCGTAGAGTTTTAAGGCTCTGTATTATTTCTCAagtgaatgaaaaaatgtttagtttttaaagaaactgtggtgctacTTAAAGTGAAGGGAGACACAAAATTTTGTGTCAAATGAGTTGCATGAAAAGAGTCAATAAAATAAGGTCACATTTTGATTATTAGACCTTTGTCACAGCAAACATGAGCACTTCAAGCATTGAAGTCTTTTTGCAGTGGTGATTTGACTAATATCAACTggtttgatttcaaatttcccCTTTTCATTGACTGATGACTATTTCAGGTTGCACATTTATCTAAGATagaatagtaataataattactattctATCTTAGGTAAATTTTAATGTCACCTCTGGGTTTTaatctttttcaattattgaaaGTGATTAAAAGCCCAGACGTGACATACCTGGAGAGTTTCTGATCTTCTGGGAGAGCGAAGTCTCAAGAAGGTTTGTTTATGGTGGATGACATTTTGACAACCCTTGTAGAAATTATCCATAACTTGTAGGATGATTTCTGCTCAATTTGTTGAAATGCTAAACACCAGCAGCAGCTTTTCTCAGGACTTTTTCAACATGATGATCTTATTCTATAAAGGAAAGGCAGTATCTGTACAAAATAGATGCAAAAATGATTATGTCaacattttgaatgaaaaagcaGTCTTAAaataagaaggaaaaaatttagagaatggaaatagtaataatttttaatatgaGGGTGGCCTATTGTGAGTCTTATGATTTTatgttattctcgcattctgattggttctcgcctatgatctattagaggacagacgcatagatgacgacagcgctcgattcatgtttttttgaattttttgaatttgaaccaatcacacttctttgctaagcatagcaacctatcagttcgcttcattttgtatagacattagatcatgtcagtgctattttcgtgtctgtcaaagtggcgaaatttgaaataaaaaggcattttttccgtatattttaatttttttattatataaaacaaatagattccatgttaccatgcatctgttcagtaatagatcacagatgatgtcaaaatgtggtaagaaaatcagtgacacactcggctgcgcctcgtgtgccacttttttgttcttaccacattttgacgtcatctgtgatctcaGTACTGAagagacgcacggcaacatggaatctatttgttaaatagaaacatgtattatttttcaagtatGCCTGTATCAATAACACTGATATCTCTTTCTAAGAAATCAGATGATGTGGAAATAGAAATTGATAAAGAAATAATTGACAAACAAGAGACAAGTTATAAAGAGAGACAAAGCATCAGGAAAATGAGGGGAAGTCGAGGGAAAAACATGCTGGTACCCTCACACTCAGTAAACAAACCCAGTGACATTGCTGTTATTCAATCAAGTTTTGTGATGGATCAACCCAACAAGAATCAGACATGGCTGTATGACACACCAGGAATTGTCAGTGATAAACAGGTAGgaaaacttgttgttttcagtgaCATATTATTGAGTGACAGGTAAATCCTTTTTGTCTTCTATTGGGAACAACTGTTCTTCTTAGGGAGGGGGGGGTTGAGTTGATTTTCTTGTAAGTAGTTGAGGTCAATTTGTGTTAGTGGTTTGTTTAACCAGCATCAAACCAGATTGAAGTTGTTGGAAATGATAGCTAGCATTTGCTCTACATGTATCTCTAGGTTGGCCTTGGCTTTACCTAATTGAGAAGCCTGTTGCAGTACACCCTCTGCTGTTCATTAACCGCAAAGGAATATTTATTGAAGCAAAAAAGCACTGTCATTAGAGGGAATAGAATACAATAACATGAATGGAGTTTCAAGAGTATGATGGAACGTCCATTAATGAATTTAGCATAGAATGTGACAATCATGAATATGTTGGTGCAGGTTCATTTGCGTTTTTGAACtttcatcaattttgttttttgcccGAATGAATATCCCTTTGCTcttaatgaacagcaaaaggtgtggTTACAATTTGCAACAGTTACTCCATTttctaaaaaattaatttcaactATGCTACACATAATAGAAAAATAATCCATCTTCCTACTAATTCTTTTGGTTCTCCAAGGCCTTACATCAGCTGTGTACTAACTTCCCTGGTACAATGCATACACACAACATCTCAggatgcaaaaacaaaacattaataGCTTTGAgagaaataagagaaaaaCCATAATTTATTCGCGAACTATTGCAATGCCGCAAACCCTCCAGGGTTGAGAGGGTATCCAATATGCGTAAAAATTACATTAACAATGGATTATGATatttttacaacaaaaaattatattgtaCGCACATGTaggaattaaaagaaaaatatcaaaataataataagtaattttcaaacaaattgcTGTGGCTGTTATGGGGGGGGGTGGTTAGCTCAGCTTGTGAAGTGCTCTTTCCTTATAGACATTGTATTTCCCATCATGCTATGTACCCATAACCAGTCTCCTTCTTTTGCTGtagaaatataaataattcTGTCCTTATTGACTTACCTATCTCATATCTGCTTTCTCTGCAGATTTCATCCTTGTTGACAATAGATGAACTGAAACTTTTAAATCCAACACTTTGGCTGATTCCCAGGACCTTTATTCTCAAACCAGGCCAATCCCTAATGTTGGGGGGACTGGGAAGGGTAGACTATCTTGAGGTAAAGTGTGGCTGATTTCTCTTTTACAATGATGTCATGAACGTGACTTGTTTTCATTGGCTACAAGCTGTATcatagcaacaaaaaaactgaatcTGTGGTTTTGAGAATGAAGATGCAAGCTGAGTCCAAAACAAGGGACACAGGTGTTCCTTACATTGACTGACAAAGTTTTGAAGTTATTTACgaattatttcatatattgaactgcggatatgaaatcaaataagctatgatcctcgcagttatgaatgtaatttatgcaattgtgtatatagaagtcctgaatttttcaggcttctatatatgcaattgcataaattgcattcataactgtgaggatcataggTTACTTAATAAAGTTTTGAGTTGTTGCTTTCTTATGAGTAAGGATTAAAAATGCCCTCTCATTGGATGATAttgtagttttcttttcccctgttttttttttttaatttgaaatcttCATTTCTGACAGTGGGTATTGGTGTTTCACTGCCATGATGAAGTTGAGAATCTGCATAGGTGTTAATTCAATGATAACTAGTGGAAACCTAAACCTTTTAAAAGTAATTGGAAAGCTGTTGGACAATGTCACTGATCAAAACTTAATTGAAGAGCAGATTTGTGTGCATGTGTCATTATGACTTAGTTtgttctgttctttttttttttaaagataaaacGTAGAAAGAAAAGCAACGATGAAGAGTGGGACACAATTCCAATGGTATGAGTCAATGTTGAGTTTGTagtcattttaaaaaagcTAAAATAGCTATGAAACGGTCATATTTACATTACatagaaacgttttttccaAACTTTCAGGCAATCAAGTCTGTCTTCTTCACTGTGCTGGCTTCTCCAAATTTACCTGTGCACATTTGCAAAGAACCACAGGCAGACCAAGTCTATGAGAAACACGCTGGCTCAGAACTTCTTGGTGTGAGTAAAAATCCCTTTCATAAAATGGcagcaatttatttttaaataagaaaatggtttgaacccaggagtagcataccttgattgaaaaagatcatctgggtgataggagtcctgagaaggactgttgttagtgactgacgtttcgacaacctgtgcggaagccatcttcagagtcaagtggtagtgttagtcagttgaaaattcaaaaaccctggtgagcgatttgattggtcaatttatttttccttgttcctCGTGCGACTTAGCTCGCTCAAAATTGAAAGGAATTCGTAGGAAAATGGACACTCCTAGACTTTATGGTCTCGTTGATTGATTTTTACAGATACCACGCGGTGGCAGATCACGAATGGAAAATTTCCCATCCTTCAAGTCAGAAGAATTTACAGTGAAAGGACTGGGTTGGGATACCTGTGCTGCGGATGTAGTCCTGTCTAATCTTGGCTGGGTCGCTGTGACTGCGGGAAGCGGATCGGTTGTTTCATTGAGGGCCCATACACCAAATGGGATTGGCATTGACATACGAGAACCAGCTTTACTGCCCACCATTGTCTCAAGAAGAGGTAAGTGGGTAATAAGAAAGACCCTATTCCTCTCCAGGCATTGGCGAACGAAACAATCAACTAGTTTCACCATCATGTGCAGAACGCACGACCTTATATTAGCGAAGGTCTGACGAAGGgcaaacgctcgaaacgtcatcttcgtaatctaatcggaaagtgacgacgaagggctaacgctcgcaACGTCATTTTCGTAATATAATCGgtaagtgacgacgaagggctaacgctcgtaACGTCatctttgttatctttttacgGTTGAAATTTCCTCGTTGTCAACTTGTTTGGTACCAAATTCCCATCTTAGCAAATCTAAGCCCTGTTTCTGTGGTCGGCGGTTGGACTCCTTGAAGCAATCTGTTGTTTTACCTTATGGTTGGATCTTGTTGCGTAAACCTTCctttggccatttttcaaagcacCTGTTTCTCCGTGTGACGGCTGTCGTGTGGTTCCCTTCAGCCCTTTAATTCATCAGTGGTGGAATTTTGTCCTTCGGGTTGTCGAGTGGGGCGTTCGTGCTTCCGATTGGTTTCGTTTCGAATCAGTATGAATCATAGTCTCAATGATTTTCGGGATAGATGTCAGTACCAGTGTCATGAAATAAACCAACTTTTCTAGCTGTCTGCCAACCTTAACAAGTAACAGTGGAGATAACCAATGTTTCTTTTAGATGCCTGTGCCTTCCCTTCTTCTTGCTACAGGTTCACGTGGTGTAAGATACCAGGGATACCCCTCCCCTGAGCGGTACGAGGCCACACGGAAAAGAAACCCCCAGTTCATTAAAAAGATGCGCGGCCAACCTCTTGGTGAATCCAAGTGGGttcaagaaatcaagagaatacGACAGGAGCAAAGGGCGCTGCTTAAGTTTGAGAAACGTAGGAGAGCGGCCACTCCGAAGTTACTTCAAAGGAGTGCCGTGAGTGAACCTCCAGAGATACCCACGGCGTTTGGGATACCCCTACCCCAGGGGAAGTTGAAGGAATGACCACCAGGAGAAAAGGGACATGCTCaatgattgtttttaaatCACATATATTCACACAGCGTAAGTTAGCGCAGTAAAACGAAAACAAGGAGTTTGGCCACTGTAAGATGTACTTGTCATTagcaattataataattgtctgAGGCTATCGCTTTTATTTAACAGCAAgcataaatttttgtttgtttgttttttttgttgaatacAAGTGTACCCGTAAATTTAATAATTCTGCGTTTATTAAGAGGCCTGCTTCGTGTGAGGTGCCGTATTTATTAAGGGGTCTCCGCGCTCCTTGCCGTGGCTTTTCCGTTCTTGTCACACAAACAAACgcaaagttttcctttttgctttaaaacaaGCACGTAACCAGGCCACGAAGATGAATCAGACTAGTTCCTACTTGAGTGGCCAGGGCATTTTTTTTCGTGATCAGTCTCCCTGTAGTTTCTTTTAACATCTCGAAGTCACACGTCAAGTGGTCGTTCGGTCATCTGCGTTTGACGGGTTGCCTTTTTGCAACCAGACAATGTTAAACAATAGATTATATTAAATAATTGAAGTCACATGGTGTGAGTGAGGGCATATGACTTCAAAGCAGGTTGTGCATATCAATCAGCCTTTGTTTTGGAACTTACAAAGCGCGTTTTGAAGGAAAGAGACTAAAGCCAAAATCGTGAGAGTGGAATTGTTGGATTAGTTACTTCTGTGAAATCGGGCACCCTGCTGCTTTCTTTGCCGACCTAAATGCAAGGTGAGGATTTGGTCGGAATTCATTGTCCTTTTGTAAGAAACCTCGAGTAACTATTTTATACGCCTCAATTTTGGCTTTCAGAACTAAGGTATTTTGAAGACGTTGTATCtcgcaaaatatttaaatagtTGGAATACAATTCGCCCAACTGGGGAAGGTTACGTCATTAAGTTGATTTTAGGAACTTGCTCGATTTCTTTTTCCCGAAGTAAAACCGCTCAAGTGTTTTACCCAGAATTCAAAACAACGCCGGTTGTGGAAGTCATGGCTATTCTTGCATA contains:
- the LOC141873111 gene encoding nitric oxide-associated protein 1-like, producing the protein MSFFTFNFAREILSGTIRLLTTSNRSKNRCFCRIFTSLSHWNTSFASISFRRYLITSSKLFLDESSSNNTEVPEEGVTFSKKEHQQVENRINPDSMDAFLETYLLEEETSFTQDETSEPDKLEIEAYTHVHEQASPKCPGCGVVFQSEDPDKPGYVMPAKNPTTGDQGSGSNAVHLTRTLICQKCFDLKYYNKPFPISVSSAEIIENLRHLQRRKGLILYVVDLLDLPGSLFTNILETIGEAKRIIIVGNKMDMLPVDGHTGKQKEHLYEMLFTTCKAHGLDGANIRSVCLVSAKTGFGMLQLASKILEHWDHKGDIYLVGCSNTGKTSLFNLLLDLFSVYKKADLLQRATVSLWPCTTQSMLRFPISHWMLKKLCTRLREGVDKKSDDVEIEIDKEIIDKQETSYKERQSIRKMRGSRGKNMLVPSHSVNKPSDIAVIQSSFVMDQPNKNQTWLYDTPGIVSDKQISSLLTIDELKLLNPTLWLIPRTFILKPGQSLMLGGLGRVDYLEIKRRKKSNDEEWDTIPMAIKSVFFTVLASPNLPVHICKEPQADQVYEKHAGSELLGIPRGGRSRMENFPSFKSEEFTVKGLGWDTCAADVVLSNLGWVAVTAGSGSVVSLRAHTPNGIGIDIREPALLPTIVSRRGSRGVRYQGYPSPERYEATRKRNPQFIKKMRGQPLGESKWVQEIKRIRQEQRALLKFEKRRRAATPKLLQRSAVSEPPEIPTAFGIPLPQGKLKE